A single region of the Anoplolepis gracilipes chromosome 1, ASM4749672v1, whole genome shotgun sequence genome encodes:
- the LOC140669738 gene encoding uncharacterized protein isoform X2: MCSISENITQYLKSRNKLNKVARYVCVKNIDIHVAAERYKLTYAHLQRKVDIMKRFIDDFKLGSAFHVAVQNVLNGTKTIIEAAKECKIDPQMLNEEIEQYKKLGKKSYVYDKPINVNTGIFTFDEELLLLRRLSQRKKSLSCVCQICGMELLSYLAYELAQEKQKQYSKIWNKHKRADEEWLIDFEMIHEVTQ; the protein is encoded by the exons ATGTGCTCTATCAGCGAAAACATTACACAGTATCTTAAATCGAGAAATAAGTTGAATAAAGTAGCACGATATGTTTgcgttaaaaatatagatatacatgTCGCGGCAGAGCGTTATAAACTTACGTATGCACATCTTCAACGAAAAGTCGATATTATGAAAAGATTCATAGACGATTTTAAACTAGGTAGTGCATTCCATGTGGCGGTACAAAACGTTTTGAATGGAACAAAAACTATTATCGAAGCTGCAAAGGAGTGCAAGATTGACCCTCAGATGTTAAACGAAGAAATTGAGCAATATAAGAAACTTGGAAAAAAATCGTATGTATATGATAAACCTATAAATGTGAATACAGGAATTTTCACATTTGACGAAGAGTTATTGTTACTAAGGCGTTTATCTCagcgaaaaaaatctttatcttgCGTTTGTCAAATTTGTGGGATGGAATTATTGTCATATTTAGCTTATGAGTTGGCTCAAGAAAAACAAAagcaatattctaaaatatggaataaaCATAAACGAGCGGATGAAGAGTGGCTGATAGATTTTGAAATGATACACg AAGTAACCCAATAA
- the LOC140669738 gene encoding uncharacterized protein isoform X1, with amino-acid sequence MCSISENITQYLKSRNKLNKVARYVCVKNIDIHVAAERYKLTYAHLQRKVDIMKRFIDDFKLGSAFHVAVQNVLNGTKTIIEAAKECKIDPQMLNEEIEQYKKLGKKSYVYDKPINVNTGIFTFDEELLLLRRLSQRKKSLSCVCQICGMELLSYLAYELAQEKQKQYSKIWNKHKRADEEWLIDFEMIHGIKLLMMF; translated from the coding sequence ATGTGCTCTATCAGCGAAAACATTACACAGTATCTTAAATCGAGAAATAAGTTGAATAAAGTAGCACGATATGTTTgcgttaaaaatatagatatacatgTCGCGGCAGAGCGTTATAAACTTACGTATGCACATCTTCAACGAAAAGTCGATATTATGAAAAGATTCATAGACGATTTTAAACTAGGTAGTGCATTCCATGTGGCGGTACAAAACGTTTTGAATGGAACAAAAACTATTATCGAAGCTGCAAAGGAGTGCAAGATTGACCCTCAGATGTTAAACGAAGAAATTGAGCAATATAAGAAACTTGGAAAAAAATCGTATGTATATGATAAACCTATAAATGTGAATACAGGAATTTTCACATTTGACGAAGAGTTATTGTTACTAAGGCGTTTATCTCagcgaaaaaaatctttatcttgCGTTTGTCAAATTTGTGGGATGGAATTATTGTCATATTTAGCTTATGAGTTGGCTCAAGAAAAACAAAagcaatattctaaaatatggaataaaCATAAACGAGCGGATGAAGAGTGGCTGATAGATTTTGAAATGATACACggtattaaacttttaatgatGTTTTAG